Genomic segment of Candidatus Margulisiibacteriota bacterium:
TTGAAATTGTTACTAATAATGAAACTCTGGCCGCTGATTATTTTGTCATCGCTCCCGGTCATTCCGCTTACGACACATTTCGGTTACTGATGAAGAAAGGGGTCGCCTTTCAGACTAAAAATTTTGCAATTGGCTCACGAGTAGAGCATCCTCAAACACTCATTAACAGGGCTCAATTCGGTACAGAACATTTGCCCGGAGTAACTGCCGCCGAATACCGGCTCACCGCGAATATAAAAGGCAACCTGCCGGTTTATACGTTCTGCATGTGCCCCGGCGGAGTCATCGTACCTTCCACAGCTTTCGAAGGTTCCAATATTGTGAATGGAATGAGCAATTTTAAACGGTCCGGTTTTTATGCCAATGCTGCCTGTGTTGCTGCGGTTAATCCGGACACTTTACTTACCAAGAAAGTAACTGCGGCAGAAGCTCTGGATTGGCTGCAGCGCCTGGAAGAAAAATTCTACACATCGGCAAAGGGTTACAAAGCGCCTGCTTGCAGCATTACCAATTTTATAAACAAGACCGGTACTGATCTACAATCAGGTTCCAGTTATCCGCTGGGCTTATTTCCTGCTCCGCTTTGGGAGCTTTTACCAACAGTAGTTTCCGATTCGCTGCGGGAAGGCCTTAAGGATTTCAGCCGAAAAGTTAAAGGATTTGAAACCGGGCTGATAATGGGCCTGGAAAGCAAAACTTCATCACCTGTTCAGGTTTTAAGGGATGATTCCATGCTTTGCGCAGGATTTACTAATCTTTATATGGTCGGTGAAGGCAGCGGTTATAGCGGGGGCATTATTTCCAGTGCCGCGGATGGTATTAAAGCAGCTTTAAGGATAATCTAAATTATGACTTTTCGGGATCAGTTGCAGTCTTTACTAACTTCACCGCAAGCTAGGGGAATATTGGAAAATCTGTTGGCCGGAATGATTTCCTTCGGACAAAATGATTATGTTATAGCCACAAAGCATTTTAGGCATATTATTCAAGAAATCGTTA
This window contains:
- a CDS encoding FAD-dependent oxidoreductase, whose product is MGYQELSFKLPTDYTEEQLQQKIGKKLRLKQFSWQIDHKSLDARDKSNIHWQVRVGVFSAEIKVNAAPSGSELNIPFKKRNKKILIVGSGPAGFFCAFVLQKAGFQTTIIERGKDVKQRTAAIKNFETNAVFEPAGNYAFGEGGAGTFSDGKLTARSKHLTLEKKFIIDCYIEAGAPQEIAYLAHPHLGSDNLKNLVRKLRDKYQQLGGTILFETTLLDLKILKGRVLEIVTNNETLAADYFVIAPGHSAYDTFRLLMKKGVAFQTKNFAIGSRVEHPQTLINRAQFGTEHLPGVTAAEYRLTANIKGNLPVYTFCMCPGGVIVPSTAFEGSNIVNGMSNFKRSGFYANAACVAAVNPDTLLTKKVTAAEALDWLQRLEEKFYTSAKGYKAPACSITNFINKTGTDLQSGSSYPLGLFPAPLWELLPTVVSDSLREGLKDFSRKVKGFETGLIMGLESKTSSPVQVLRDDSMLCAGFTNLYMVGEGSGYSGGIISSAADGIKAALRII